One part of the Tunicatimonas pelagia genome encodes these proteins:
- a CDS encoding helix-turn-helix domain-containing protein, whose amino-acid sequence MRYQKISPSPRLQQYVRGYYVLEHSSQLSTPFEVKSSVNPTYAFVFNYGDCYQLCNPTVGNETVPSCFLTGISLSNYILRFSGTVGCCGILLWGTAFQNLLPTPPAEELLDRRVDLRVLLGNKADEVTEQIKAASGDQERIMVLEQFMLDLLEKSPNADTPIDHAVDSILRKRGMLSMDELANEVCMSPRQLRRKFKTKVGIGPKTYARLKRFNYINHCLSSNPNLSWKEFINYGGFYDQSHFIKEFMGLSGENPMKYIHQRKSLREQLLRSS is encoded by the coding sequence ATGCGCTATCAAAAAATCAGTCCATCACCTCGTCTTCAGCAGTATGTTCGGGGATACTACGTGCTGGAACACTCGTCGCAACTTAGTACTCCTTTTGAAGTAAAGAGCTCGGTTAATCCGACTTACGCATTCGTGTTCAACTACGGGGATTGCTACCAACTGTGTAACCCTACAGTGGGTAACGAAACGGTACCATCGTGTTTTCTCACGGGTATCTCGCTGAGCAATTACATCCTAAGGTTTAGCGGTACAGTAGGGTGTTGCGGCATCTTACTTTGGGGCACTGCCTTTCAAAATCTATTGCCTACACCCCCGGCAGAGGAACTACTAGATCGGCGGGTAGATCTACGGGTACTTTTGGGAAACAAAGCTGATGAAGTTACCGAGCAAATCAAAGCGGCCTCGGGTGATCAGGAGCGAATCATGGTACTGGAGCAGTTTATGCTGGATTTACTGGAAAAATCACCGAACGCGGACACTCCCATTGATCATGCAGTAGACAGTATCCTCCGAAAGAGAGGTATGCTCTCAATGGATGAATTAGCGAATGAAGTTTGTATGAGCCCCCGTCAGCTGCGCCGAAAGTTTAAAACGAAGGTAGGTATTGGACCTAAGACCTACGCCCGATTGAAGCGATTTAATTATATAAACCACTGTTTGTCGAGCAACCCAAACCTGTCGTGGAAAGAATTTATTAACTACGGAGGATTCTACGATCAGTCTCATTTTATTAAAGAATTTATGGGCCTCTCCGGTGAGAACCCAATGAAATACATCCACCAACGTAAGAGTCTGCGCGAGCAGCTCCTCCGCTCATCATAA
- a CDS encoding ester cyclase, which produces MSEQNKQLVKEYLEAVSGHEKTRDLIDKYVSDQDSELKQHIEVFEAAFPLYRLHIQDLIAEDDKVTVRFRFAGTHKAEFMGMPATGNDVETDGIIIYQLENNKIINHWMQVDAVGLTQQLQAEKAVV; this is translated from the coding sequence ATGAGTGAACAAAACAAACAATTAGTAAAAGAGTATCTGGAGGCGGTTAGCGGACATGAGAAAACCCGTGATTTGATTGACAAATATGTGTCTGACCAGGATTCGGAACTAAAGCAGCACATTGAGGTATTCGAAGCTGCGTTTCCACTTTATCGTCTGCATATTCAGGATTTAATTGCCGAAGATGATAAAGTGACGGTGCGCTTCCGGTTTGCGGGGACGCATAAAGCTGAATTTATGGGAATGCCCGCTACCGGCAACGATGTTGAAACGGATGGCATTATCATTTACCAATTAGAAAATAACAAGATTATCAACCACTGGATGCAGGTAGATGCCGTAGGGCTAACCCAACAGTTGCAGGCCGAGAAAGCGGTGGTGTAG
- a CDS encoding redoxin domain-containing protein, which produces MQLSLSKISYGHPLSNVLTYLAAFSLVVGCQSNPEQTSKNTTEEAETTPATTASFEASPQAVEEVEVNTLEVGAKAPDFRLPGVDGKYYELADFDDTEVLAIVFTCNHCPTAQAYEQRVIDLANDYEGQGVAVVAISPNSPLSLLYGELGYSDLGDTYEDMQVRAEDMNYNFPYLYDGDDHAMSIQYGPVATPHIFVFDKSRTLQYVGRLDGSEKPGSANAEDARAAIDAVLSGEAVSEPKTKTFGCSVKWAWKDEYKEKVYAEWEEKPVNLEMIDEAGIADLLKNDTDKLRLINVWATWCGPCVLEYPEFVVMHRMYKDRAFEFISISADRPEQKEKAQKFLEKENSAVPNYLFAKDDKYALIEAIDPEWEGALPYTVLVEPGGKRIYSQQGTIEPLALRKTIVEHEIMGRYY; this is translated from the coding sequence ATGCAACTTTCACTTTCAAAAATATCTTACGGTCACCCTCTTTCTAACGTATTAACTTATTTGGCAGCATTTTCTCTGGTAGTCGGCTGCCAGTCAAATCCGGAACAGACTAGCAAAAACACTACTGAGGAAGCTGAGACGACTCCCGCCACCACCGCCTCTTTTGAAGCGTCGCCCCAAGCAGTGGAAGAAGTAGAAGTCAATACGTTAGAAGTTGGGGCTAAAGCCCCGGATTTTCGTTTACCCGGAGTAGACGGAAAATATTACGAACTAGCTGATTTTGATGATACCGAAGTACTAGCCATTGTTTTCACCTGTAACCACTGCCCTACCGCCCAAGCTTACGAGCAACGGGTGATTGACCTAGCCAATGATTATGAAGGCCAAGGAGTAGCGGTGGTTGCCATTTCGCCCAATAGTCCGCTCTCGCTGCTTTACGGTGAATTGGGTTATTCTGATTTGGGCGATACCTACGAAGATATGCAGGTTCGGGCCGAGGATATGAACTACAATTTTCCGTATCTCTACGATGGCGACGATCACGCCATGTCTATCCAGTACGGACCTGTGGCGACACCACACATTTTTGTTTTTGATAAGTCTCGAACTCTACAGTACGTCGGACGATTGGATGGCTCCGAGAAACCAGGCTCAGCGAATGCTGAAGATGCTCGCGCAGCAATAGATGCCGTTTTGTCGGGAGAAGCGGTGTCTGAACCTAAAACCAAAACTTTTGGCTGTTCGGTGAAGTGGGCCTGGAAAGATGAATACAAGGAAAAAGTATATGCCGAGTGGGAAGAGAAACCGGTGAACCTGGAAATGATAGACGAAGCGGGTATTGCCGACCTGCTGAAGAACGATACAGATAAACTTCGCTTAATCAATGTGTGGGCTACTTGGTGTGGCCCATGCGTGCTGGAGTACCCTGAGTTTGTAGTAATGCACCGCATGTATAAAGATCGCGCTTTTGAGTTTATCTCCATTAGTGCCGACCGGCCCGAGCAGAAAGAAAAGGCGCAGAAGTTTTTAGAGAAGGAGAACTCAGCCGTACCGAACTACCTCTTTGCCAAAGATGACAAATACGCCCTCATTGAAGCCATAGACCCCGAGTGGGAAGGAGCGTTGCCCTACACTGTTCTAGTTGAACCCGGCGGAAAGCGCATCTACAGCCAGCAAGGCACCATTGAACCCCTCGCACTTCGTAAAACCATTGTGGAGCATGAAATAATGGGACGTTACTATTAA
- a CDS encoding cell division ATP-binding protein FtsE: protein MKDNSFSGQPVVDVRNACIFQEHQVVLEDVHFSVARGEFVYLVGRTGSGKSSLMRTLYADLPLRIGEMDVAGYAIKNISRSDVPYLRRKLGIIFQDFQLFADRTVDENLNFVMRATGWKERASMKKRLVEVLMQVGLGSAGTKLPHQLSGGEQQRVAIARSLINRPILLVADEPTGNLDPSVSEGILSLFREINQQGTTVLMATHSHEFVRNYPARVLKCEHGRLLDSQREDFELNSTY, encoded by the coding sequence ATGAAAGACAACTCTTTCTCAGGTCAGCCGGTGGTAGACGTTCGAAATGCCTGTATTTTTCAGGAGCATCAGGTAGTGCTGGAAGATGTACACTTTTCAGTAGCCCGGGGGGAGTTTGTGTACTTAGTAGGTCGTACCGGAAGCGGGAAAAGCTCGCTGATGCGAACCCTCTACGCCGATCTGCCTCTCCGGATTGGCGAGATGGATGTAGCGGGCTACGCCATTAAAAATATTAGCCGTTCAGATGTGCCCTACCTTCGGCGCAAGCTGGGTATTATCTTTCAGGACTTTCAACTTTTTGCCGACCGTACGGTAGATGAGAACCTCAATTTTGTAATGCGAGCCACGGGTTGGAAAGAGCGAGCTAGTATGAAAAAACGCTTGGTAGAAGTGCTCATGCAAGTGGGCTTAGGTTCAGCCGGAACCAAACTGCCCCACCAGTTATCTGGCGGAGAGCAACAAAGGGTGGCTATTGCTCGCTCATTAATTAATCGTCCTATTCTACTGGTAGCTGACGAGCCAACCGGAAATCTCGACCCCAGTGTATCCGAAGGTATTCTTAGTCTGTTTCGAGAAATAAACCAGCAGGGCACTACCGTGCTGATGGCTACCCATAGCCACGAGTTTGTCCGAAACTACCCCGCCCGGGTGCTCAAGTGCGAGCACGGTCGTCTCCTCGATTCCCAGCGGGAAGATTTTGAGCTCAATAGTACCTATTGA
- a CDS encoding zinc-binding metallopeptidase family protein, with protein sequence MKLFSCQKCGQLLYFENVRCERCHSPLGFTPDSMDLLTLVSAGDKTFQAYDNQAEVYRYCANAQYDACNWLIPAYDSNNYCTACQLNRTVPDLADKNNLKLWRKLETAKHRLVYTLLKMKLPLTPKPVSTTTGLAFDFLADWIDVKGEIQKVLTGHAQGLVTININEADDAHRAQMRQDMGERYRTLLGHFRHEVGHYYWELLIADSNNLPEYRALFGDERQNYGEALQSHYQQGPPLGWRDSFISSYATAHSWEDWAETWAHYLHMVDTLATAYAFGLQIQPRVTEEEKLIAEIDRDPYRIRRFDRILELWLPLTIAMNSINRSMGQPDMYPFVISDAVAAKLSFIHNIVRASASDD encoded by the coding sequence ATGAAATTATTCAGTTGTCAGAAGTGCGGTCAGTTGTTGTACTTTGAAAATGTTCGCTGCGAACGCTGCCATAGTCCATTAGGGTTCACTCCTGATTCAATGGACTTACTAACGCTAGTCTCGGCCGGTGATAAGACGTTTCAGGCCTACGACAATCAGGCAGAGGTTTATCGATACTGCGCCAATGCCCAGTATGACGCCTGTAATTGGTTAATTCCGGCTTATGATTCAAATAATTACTGTACTGCTTGTCAGCTTAACCGAACCGTGCCCGATTTGGCAGACAAAAACAATCTGAAGCTCTGGCGAAAACTGGAAACTGCCAAGCATCGCTTGGTCTACACGTTACTAAAAATGAAACTACCGCTAACCCCCAAACCGGTAAGTACTACTACTGGATTGGCTTTTGATTTTCTGGCCGACTGGATTGATGTAAAAGGCGAAATACAGAAAGTTCTTACCGGACATGCTCAGGGGTTGGTTACCATCAATATTAACGAAGCGGATGATGCTCATCGAGCCCAAATGAGGCAAGATATGGGCGAACGTTATCGCACTTTGTTAGGACACTTTCGGCACGAAGTAGGGCACTACTACTGGGAACTGCTCATTGCCGATAGCAATAACCTACCGGAGTATCGCGCTCTCTTCGGCGATGAGCGACAGAACTACGGTGAGGCTCTGCAATCGCACTATCAGCAAGGGCCACCGCTTGGCTGGCGCGATAGTTTTATTAGCTCCTACGCTACAGCTCATTCTTGGGAAGATTGGGCGGAAACCTGGGCGCATTACCTGCACATGGTAGACACCCTAGCTACCGCTTATGCGTTTGGTCTGCAAATACAACCTCGGGTAACCGAAGAGGAAAAACTAATCGCCGAGATAGATCGCGACCCCTACCGGATAAGAAGGTTTGATCGTATCTTAGAGCTATGGCTTCCCCTGACCATTGCGATGAATAGCATTAACCGTAGCATGGGTCAGCCCGATATGTATCCGTTCGTAATATCCGATGCAGTAGCTGCCAAGCTATCGTTTATTCATAATATAGTTCGTGCTTCCGCAAGTGATGACTGA
- a CDS encoding fructose-6-phosphate aldolase: MYIIKVKGKAKIPDYIQLRDNNFVLIAYFRADRALKNLHKYGLEGKEEALEKVIAGLPFGKIQKLEI, encoded by the coding sequence ATGTACATCATTAAAGTAAAGGGAAAAGCGAAAATACCGGATTACATTCAGTTACGGGACAATAATTTTGTACTGATTGCCTACTTTCGGGCTGATCGGGCACTAAAAAATCTACATAAATACGGACTGGAAGGAAAAGAAGAGGCGCTGGAAAAGGTGATTGCCGGATTGCCGTTCGGAAAAATTCAAAAACTGGAGATATAA
- a CDS encoding HD domain-containing protein, producing MADLSPQTLTDQIFTLYKRYGNDAYGESVTQTEHMVQSAHLAKQEGFGDEVILAAFFHDIGHFLEHEPAERMGELGAQQHDRLGGDFLRKRGFSERMARLIEGHVAAKRYLTFCNPNYYETLSEASKQTLQYQGGAMAADEAQAFEQDELFDLMIKMRHWDDEAKVPNRPIKNLDRYREMCLNYLCQRVDH from the coding sequence ATGGCTGATTTATCTCCTCAAACGCTTACTGATCAGATTTTCACGCTCTACAAACGCTACGGAAATGATGCTTACGGTGAGTCAGTAACTCAAACCGAGCATATGGTGCAGAGTGCTCATTTAGCTAAACAAGAAGGGTTTGGTGACGAAGTGATACTAGCCGCCTTTTTCCACGACATTGGGCATTTTCTGGAGCATGAACCAGCGGAGCGTATGGGCGAACTAGGAGCCCAGCAGCACGACAGGCTGGGAGGTGACTTTTTACGGAAACGGGGTTTTTCTGAACGAATGGCACGGCTGATAGAAGGCCACGTAGCGGCCAAACGATACCTTACCTTTTGCAACCCCAATTATTACGAAACCCTATCGGAGGCTAGCAAACAAACACTACAGTATCAGGGTGGAGCAATGGCGGCGGACGAAGCCCAAGCCTTTGAACAGGATGAGCTGTTTGATCTGATGATAAAAATGCGCCATTGGGACGATGAGGCCAAAGTACCCAACCGTCCCATAAAAAATCTGGATCGCTACCGAGAGATGTGCCTGAATTACCTTTGCCAGAGGGTAGATCACTAA
- a CDS encoding DUF2442 domain-containing protein, with amino-acid sequence MISIKNFRIIDDKKIHFNFSDGTEKTIDFKPFIGEDKLSRPLSDPAYFRKVELYENGRGIYWPNDYDFCPDFLHQYQANEKALMTEKS; translated from the coding sequence ATGATAAGTATAAAGAATTTTAGAATAATAGATGACAAGAAAATTCATTTCAATTTCAGCGATGGTACAGAGAAAACAATTGACTTTAAACCATTTATTGGGGAAGACAAATTAAGTAGACCTTTGTCAGACCCAGCTTATTTTCGAAAGGTGGAGTTATATGAAAATGGACGGGGAATCTACTGGCCTAATGACTATGATTTTTGCCCCGACTTTCTGCATCAATATCAGGCGAATGAAAAAGCATTAATGACTGAAAAAAGCTAA
- a CDS encoding J domain-containing protein — protein MEYKDYYKVLGVSKTASQEEIKKKYRKLAVKYHPDKNKGDKAKEEKFKEITEAYEVLKDPEKRKQYDELGANWKQYQQQGTNGGYRGNPYAGRGGATQYDGDFSDLFGDGGGFSDFFESFFGRGPGHTRDPRGRESGAFKGADIQANVTITLEDAYEGGTRLINLNGNRLRLKLKPGIEDGQTLKIKGKGQPSIQGGPAGDLYLTVEVARHPYFKRKGHDLYSTQEVDMYTATLGGKVEIKTLKGSTVSVTIPKGTDSGKVLRLKGLGMPVYQKKEQTGNLFVEVKIVTPKNLTKEEEELLKKLQKLGSSAYTYAT, from the coding sequence ATGGAATACAAAGACTACTATAAAGTATTGGGAGTAAGCAAAACTGCTTCGCAGGAGGAAATTAAAAAAAAGTACCGCAAGTTGGCGGTAAAGTATCATCCTGATAAAAATAAAGGCGATAAAGCCAAAGAGGAGAAGTTCAAAGAAATTACCGAAGCCTACGAGGTGCTGAAAGACCCCGAGAAGCGCAAGCAGTACGATGAACTGGGGGCCAACTGGAAGCAATACCAGCAGCAGGGAACCAACGGTGGTTACCGAGGTAACCCCTACGCCGGACGGGGCGGAGCTACTCAGTACGACGGTGATTTTTCTGATTTGTTTGGCGATGGGGGCGGTTTCTCCGATTTCTTCGAGAGCTTTTTTGGGCGAGGACCCGGTCATACCCGCGATCCGAGGGGAAGAGAAAGTGGGGCTTTTAAGGGAGCCGATATTCAAGCGAATGTGACCATTACCCTGGAAGATGCTTACGAAGGTGGTACCCGATTGATTAACCTAAATGGAAATCGGTTGCGCTTAAAGCTTAAGCCGGGTATTGAAGATGGTCAGACACTCAAAATCAAAGGAAAGGGGCAACCCAGCATTCAGGGTGGGCCAGCGGGTGATTTGTACTTAACGGTGGAAGTGGCTCGCCATCCGTATTTTAAGCGTAAAGGACATGACTTATATAGTACGCAGGAAGTAGATATGTATACGGCTACCCTGGGTGGCAAAGTGGAGATTAAAACGCTGAAGGGTAGTACAGTTAGCGTTACTATTCCTAAAGGTACCGATAGTGGAAAAGTTCTTCGGCTGAAGGGCTTAGGAATGCCAGTTTACCAGAAAAAGGAACAAACAGGTAACTTGTTTGTGGAAGTAAAAATAGTAACGCCTAAAAATCTGACGAAGGAAGAGGAGGAGTTACTAAAAAAGCTACAGAAGCTCGGTAGCAGTGCGTATACCTATGCTACTTAG
- a CDS encoding Ppx/GppA phosphatase family protein — protein sequence MKLAAIDIGTNSIHMIVVQVQRNNTFDVIEREKEMVKLGEGVFATNRLSDRAYEEGLEVIRRYVQLADQLGVDEIITAATSATREARNGGEFLDAIVKETGIAPQVISGKEEARLIFLAVRQAIALQGKKALVLDIGGGSTEVVVGDEKEVLFRSSVKLGVRRLLDMFDHQGPIGKEALKVLEAHIKQVARDVINEAKQHGFSQMIGTSGTIRTLGEAVLIETGEESLQSVNAEKVSRADLEKLTKKLLKLEADERTDVKAVSSRRADAIHLGGVLLTQLLQLAEAKEITLCDASLREGLIIDHIQQYAKKGADLSEHEDLRYRSAAQLALKYDVDLEQASHVAALSTQLFCGLSSLHSLKVYEQNILEYAALLHEVGQYISFKRYHKNSRYIIKHARLRGFTNEEILLVGHVARYHRKAEPSKSQKKYRKLSKRQRNIVAILAGILRIATGLNTTKNQLVRNVRCQISKKEVKIIPSGSSTLDIELWAADRNKKVLEEALDRKITVLVNT from the coding sequence ATGAAACTAGCCGCTATCGATATTGGTACTAACTCTATCCACATGATTGTGGTACAAGTTCAGCGTAACAATACTTTTGACGTGATTGAGCGGGAGAAGGAAATGGTGAAACTAGGGGAGGGGGTATTTGCTACCAATCGACTGAGTGATCGGGCGTACGAGGAAGGGTTGGAAGTAATTAGAAGGTACGTACAATTGGCCGACCAGCTAGGGGTAGATGAGATTATTACTGCGGCTACCAGTGCCACTCGAGAAGCGCGTAACGGAGGTGAATTTTTGGATGCTATCGTGAAGGAAACCGGGATTGCTCCGCAAGTGATCTCAGGTAAAGAAGAAGCTCGACTTATCTTTTTAGCGGTTCGGCAAGCGATTGCTTTACAAGGAAAGAAAGCGTTAGTGCTGGATATTGGTGGCGGTAGCACCGAAGTTGTGGTAGGCGATGAAAAAGAAGTACTATTTCGTAGTAGCGTTAAGTTAGGGGTGCGCCGCTTGCTGGACATGTTCGACCATCAGGGGCCTATCGGGAAAGAAGCACTGAAGGTACTGGAAGCGCATATCAAACAAGTAGCTCGCGATGTGATTAATGAAGCGAAGCAGCACGGATTTAGCCAGATGATCGGTACTTCTGGGACAATCCGCACACTGGGCGAAGCGGTATTAATTGAAACCGGAGAAGAAAGCCTACAGTCAGTCAACGCGGAGAAAGTATCTCGCGCTGACCTGGAAAAGCTCACTAAAAAGCTACTTAAATTAGAAGCCGATGAGCGTACGGATGTGAAGGCCGTCAGTTCCCGTCGGGCCGATGCTATTCATCTGGGAGGAGTGCTGCTAACGCAACTGCTTCAACTCGCTGAGGCTAAAGAAATCACGCTCTGTGATGCCTCGCTGCGCGAAGGATTGATTATTGACCATATTCAGCAGTACGCCAAAAAAGGAGCAGATTTATCTGAGCACGAAGATTTACGCTATCGTAGTGCCGCTCAACTGGCACTGAAGTACGATGTTGATCTGGAGCAGGCATCGCATGTGGCTGCTTTAAGCACGCAACTCTTCTGCGGACTTTCTTCGCTACATTCGTTGAAAGTATACGAGCAAAACATTTTAGAATATGCAGCTTTACTGCATGAGGTAGGGCAGTACATCAGCTTTAAACGCTACCATAAAAATTCCCGTTACATTATCAAACACGCTCGTTTGAGAGGCTTTACCAATGAGGAGATACTACTGGTTGGTCACGTAGCCCGCTACCATCGTAAAGCCGAACCATCTAAATCCCAGAAAAAGTATCGTAAACTCAGTAAGCGACAGCGAAATATAGTTGCTATCCTAGCAGGAATTCTTCGTATTGCCACCGGGCTTAATACCACCAAGAACCAGTTGGTTCGGAATGTACGTTGTCAGATTTCAAAAAAAGAAGTTAAAATTATTCCTTCCGGTTCATCTACTCTAGATATTGAACTGTGGGCGGCTGATCGCAATAAAAAGGTGCTAGAAGAAGCATTAGACCGAAAGATTACAGTGCTGGTGAATACCTAA
- a CDS encoding Hsp20/alpha crystallin family protein → MNLIRYNTAFPRFFDDFVTKELDQLFDTSGQRGRRLPATNVKETEDHFALELAVPGFEKDDFKVQLDQDVLTVSVEKEESTEDKNDNFVKREFRYHNFSRSFRLPENAVDGDKVAAKYEAGILTLTLPKREEMKPKPARTIEIG, encoded by the coding sequence ATGAACTTGATACGTTATAACACAGCATTCCCTCGATTCTTTGATGATTTTGTGACCAAAGAATTAGATCAATTATTTGACACTAGTGGTCAGCGTGGTCGTCGCTTGCCAGCAACGAATGTAAAAGAAACTGAAGATCACTTTGCCCTGGAATTAGCCGTGCCTGGTTTTGAGAAAGACGATTTCAAAGTACAGTTAGACCAAGATGTACTAACTGTTTCAGTAGAGAAAGAAGAGAGTACAGAGGATAAGAATGACAACTTTGTGAAGCGAGAATTTCGTTATCACAACTTTAGCCGAAGCTTCCGCTTGCCCGAAAATGCAGTGGATGGCGATAAAGTAGCCGCCAAGTACGAAGCCGGTATTCTTACCTTAACCTTGCCCAAGCGAGAAGAGATGAAGCCTAAGCCAGCACGTACTATTGAGATTGGCTAA
- a CDS encoding sulfatase-like hydrolase/transferase: MANTTTYLAHLIALWLIWPILLTTHSLWAQNSDQAQPNVIVILVDDLGYGDVNFGLAEGKAFRNPYVQTPNLAKLAGESLVLQHHYAASPVCSPSRAGLLTGRTPTRYNINLYIRDNRDDDLIFLPGREVTIAEVLQSAGYQTAIFGKWHLNGADWEDPKSWTGWTGSFPKQQGFEAGMVSKENPHFTRLLKTNTQQHPGDFFSVDGKPLGPIKGYTSDIITEAATNWLKEERDVSRPFFLYLPYDAVHIRVAAADEYVSRYNTGDARKDAYYANITHLDATIGNLLSSLDSLNLTDNTLLFFSSDNGPDVLKKWEATYYCYGTSYPLAGQKYQLYEGGIRVLGLVRWPGKIAPGISDAPNSTLDILPTFCELVRQPLPNDRPLDGVSILSHLTEGKPIEREKPLYWQFEDPREFVTIGEGYDRRLDGSQKVDKPSPVVAIREGNYVLRGFQNKAFTLPTEFTLYDVVNDPEELEELSKVKSDLFASMKQQLLEMYRAVNAEREKTAVEIEQKVSQLE; this comes from the coding sequence ATGGCTAATACGACTACTTACTTAGCGCACCTAATAGCATTGTGGTTAATTTGGCCTATACTTCTAACTACTCATTCGCTCTGGGCTCAGAATTCCGACCAAGCTCAGCCCAATGTTATTGTTATTCTAGTAGATGATTTAGGCTACGGTGATGTGAATTTTGGTTTAGCCGAAGGCAAGGCGTTTCGTAACCCCTACGTGCAGACCCCAAACTTAGCAAAGCTAGCCGGCGAAAGTCTCGTATTACAGCATCACTACGCAGCTTCGCCGGTATGTTCGCCTTCTCGGGCTGGCTTGCTCACAGGTAGAACTCCCACTCGTTACAATATCAATTTGTACATCCGCGACAATCGGGATGATGACCTCATTTTTTTACCCGGCCGAGAAGTTACAATTGCTGAAGTGCTACAGTCAGCGGGTTATCAAACGGCTATTTTCGGAAAATGGCACCTAAACGGAGCTGATTGGGAAGACCCAAAGAGTTGGACTGGCTGGACGGGCTCTTTTCCTAAACAACAAGGCTTCGAGGCAGGTATGGTTAGCAAGGAAAATCCGCATTTCACTCGACTTCTGAAAACAAACACCCAACAACATCCAGGCGATTTCTTCAGCGTAGATGGAAAGCCACTGGGACCAATTAAGGGCTACACTAGCGATATTATTACCGAAGCAGCCACAAATTGGTTAAAAGAGGAACGAGATGTATCCCGTCCGTTTTTTCTGTATCTACCGTACGATGCAGTGCATATTCGCGTAGCCGCGGCGGACGAATACGTTAGCAGGTACAATACGGGCGATGCCCGAAAAGATGCTTACTACGCTAATATCACCCATCTGGATGCGACTATCGGCAATTTGCTTAGTAGTTTGGATTCACTTAATCTTACTGACAATACCCTGCTCTTCTTTTCTAGTGATAATGGTCCCGATGTACTAAAAAAGTGGGAAGCTACTTACTACTGTTACGGAACCTCTTACCCTTTGGCAGGGCAGAAGTATCAGCTTTACGAAGGGGGAATTCGCGTACTGGGTTTAGTTCGTTGGCCCGGTAAAATCGCTCCCGGAATCTCGGATGCTCCCAACAGCACTTTGGATATCTTACCAACCTTCTGCGAACTAGTAAGGCAACCCTTGCCCAATGATCGTCCGCTAGACGGAGTTAGTATTCTGAGTCATTTGACTGAAGGAAAACCTATTGAGCGGGAAAAGCCCCTGTACTGGCAGTTTGAAGATCCTCGGGAGTTTGTCACGATAGGTGAGGGGTATGACCGTCGGCTAGATGGTAGTCAGAAAGTAGATAAGCCAAGTCCGGTAGTTGCGATTCGGGAAGGGAATTATGTGCTACGAGGATTTCAAAACAAAGCATTCACGCTGCCCACTGAATTTACGCTGTACGATGTAGTGAATGACCCCGAAGAGCTAGAGGAACTATCTAAGGTAAAAAGCGATCTATTTGCCTCGATGAAGCAACAGCTACTGGAAATGTATCGAGCGGTAAATGCTGAACGGGAAAAAACGGCTGTCGAGATTGAGCAAAAAGTATCACAACTAGAATAG